Proteins encoded by one window of Salvia splendens isolate huo1 chromosome 5, SspV2, whole genome shotgun sequence:
- the LOC121804336 gene encoding uncharacterized protein LOC121804336, translating into MDIGQRPTKHLNSSIKNNMVQFLLKHSHDGVLARGAVMEAADAFEVSRKTVYRVWKAAKELMQRGEPAIMQGKIKGYHHADQLKIDEEKVRNLSTLERASLRKMAVKLNVSKSTLGQWVKYGKLRPHTNAIKPALTNVNKIARVRWSLSQLQPQITQGRVPYQSMHNVVHIDEKWFYMTKASDRYYLLPDEDEPYRACKSKRFITKVMFMCAVSRPHFGMDGQPTYDGKVGIFPFTEVMPAQRRSKNRPRGTMETKAVHSVTKEVMRDCLINKIIPAIKARWPVWASKDIYIQQDNATPHITAMDPEFQAVANSDGFRIQLICQPANSPDTNILDLGFFRAIQSLQYEKPCKTVDELVGNVCSSFAELSPQTLNRVFLSLQACLTEILRCRGGNGYKVPHINKDRLQRTVGLPNQLEVEEDVVREVLQWLQMPENNYGPVYDIGHLSSAFGI; encoded by the exons ATGGATATTGGGCAGCGGCCAACAAAACACTTGAATAGCAGCATCAAGAACAACATGGTGCAGTTTCTACTCAAGCACAGCCATGATGGAGTGCTCGCAAGAGGGGCTGTTATGGAAGCAGCAGATGCATTTGAAGTTAGTAGGAAAACCGTGTACAGGGTATGGAAGGCAGCCAAGGAGCTGATGCAAAGGGGAGAACCTGCAATTATGCAAGGAAAGATTAAAGGATACCATCATGCTGATCAATTAAAAATTGATGAAGAAAAGGTTAGAAACTTATCTACTCTTGAGAGAGCTTCATTGAGAAAAATGGCTGTCAAATTAAATGTTAGCAAGAGCACATTAGGTCAGTGGGTAAAGTATGGTAAACTAAGGCCACATACAAATGCAATCAAACCTGCACTCACCAATGTCAATAAGATAGCAAGGGTTAGATGGAGTCTTAGTCAACTTCAACCACAAATTACTCAAGGTAGAGTTCCATATCAAAGCATGCACAATGTAGTGCAtatagatgaaaaatggttCTATATGACTAAGGCCTCAGACAGGTACTACCTCTTGCCGGATGAGGATGAGCCATATAGGGCATGCAAATCCAAGAGATTCATAACCAAAGTTATGTTTATGTGTGCTGTCAGTAGACCACATTTTGGTATGGATGGACAGCCAACATATGATGGTAAGGTGGGAATATTTCCCTTCACTGAAGTAATGCCAGCACAGAGGAGATCAAAGAACAGGCCCAGAGGGACCATGGAAACCAAGGCAGTCCATTCAGTAACAAAGGAAGTGATGAGGGACTGCCTGATCAACAAG ATTATACCTGCAATAAAGGCCAGGTGGCCTGTTTGGGCAAGTAAAGACATCTACATTCAGCAAGATAATGCAACCCCACACATAACAGCCATGGATCCAGAGTTTCAAGCTGTTGCCAATTCAGATGGATTTAGAATCCAACTGATTTGTCAACCAGCTAATTCCCCTGACACTAACATCTTAGACTTGGGTTTTTTTAGAGCAATTCAGTCACTGCAGTATGAGAAACCATGCAAGACTGTGGATGAACTTGTGGGGAATGTGTGTAGCTCTTTTGcagagctttcaccacaaacaCTCAACAGAGTATTCCTAAGCTTGCAGGCTTGCCTCACTGAAATCCTCAGGTGCAGGGGTGGAAATGGCTACAAAGTTCCACACATCAACAAAGATAGGCTACAAAGAACAGTGGGACTGCCCAATCAGCTTGAGGTGGAGGAGGATGTTGTGAGAGAGGTTCTACAATGGCTACAAATGCCAGAGAACAATTATGGGCCAGTGTATGATATAGGCCACCTGTCAAGTGCATTTGGCATCTAA